Proteins encoded in a region of the Triticum dicoccoides isolate Atlit2015 ecotype Zavitan chromosome 3A, WEW_v2.0, whole genome shotgun sequence genome:
- the LOC119268782 gene encoding guanine nucleotide-binding protein subunit beta-like protein A has translation MAGAQESLVYAGVMRGHNDVVTAIATPIDNSPFIVSSSRDKSLLVWDLTNPIQATQDSSSEYGVPFRRLTGHGHFVQDVVLSSDGQFALSGSWDGELRLWDLSTGVTTRRFVGHEKDVLSVAFSIDNRQIVSASRDRTIKLWNTLGECKYTIGGDLGGGEGHTGWVSCVRFSPNNFAPTIVSGSWDRSVKVWNLTNCKLRCTLDGHGGYVSAVAVSPDGSLCASGGKDGVTLLWDLTEGKRLYSLDAGSIINSLCFSPNRYWLCAATQDSIKIWDLESKHIVQDLRPEVPVSTKQMLYCTCLSWSADGSTLYAGYTDGTIRIYKISGFSYSS, from the exons ATGGCCGGAGCGCAGGAGTCCCTCGTGTACGCCGGCGTGATGCGCGGCCACAACGACGTGGTCACGGCCATCGCGACGCCCATCGACAACTCGCCCTTCATCGTCTCCTCCTCCCGCGACAAGTCGCTGCTCGTCTGGGACCTCACCAACCCCATCCAGGCCACCCAGGACTCCAGCTCCGAGTACGGCGTCCCCTTCCGCCGCCTCACCGGCCACGGCCACTTCGTCCAGGACGTCGTCCTCAGCTCCGACGGCCAGTTCGCGCTCTCCGGATCCTGGGACGGCGAGCTCCGCCTCTGGGACCTCTCCACCGGGGTCACCACCCGCCGCTTCGTCGGCCACGAGAAGGACGTCCTCTCCGTCGCCTTCTCCATTGACAACCGACAGATCGTCTCGGCGTCCCGCGACCGCACCATCAAGCTCTGGAACACCCTCGGTGAGTGCAAGTACACCATCGGCGGTGACCTCGGAGGCGGCGAGGGCCACACTGGCTGGGTGTCCTGCGTCCGTTTCTCACCCAACAACTTCGCCCCGACCATCGTCTCGGGCTCATGGGACCGCTCCGTCAAGGTCTGGAACCTCACCAACTGCAAGCTCCGCTGCACTCTTGATGGTCATGGTGGCTATGTTAGCGCCGTCGCAGTCAGCCCAGACGGTTCGCTCTGCGCGTCTGGTGGCAAGGATGGCGTCACCTTGCTGTGGGATTTGACCGAGGGCAAGAGACTCTACTCGCTGGATGCGGGATCCATTATCAACTCACTTTGCTTCTCGCCCAACCGCTACTGGCTCTGCGCGGCGACACAGGATTCCATCAAGATCTGGGATCTTGAGTCAAAGCACATCGTGCAGGACCTTAGGCCCGAGGTCCCTGTCTCCACGAAGCAG ATGCTCTACTGCACTTGCTTGAGCTGGAGCGCGGATGGCAGCACTCTCTATGCTGGTTACACCGATGGAACTATCCGCATCTACAAGATCTCGGGGTTCAGCTACTCTAGCTAG
- the LOC119268784 gene encoding uncharacterized protein LOC119268784 produces the protein MADHFALMTGRMITEATLQGAIFDAPSAKDACDHHDPSIFEDGRTKTGVMVECRICQEEGDQAYMETPCSCKGSLKYAHHICIQRWCNEKGDTICEICLQQFTPNYSAPLKLFRIGRNQISFRRAGGTPENLNAGENVSQTADHAAGTSSFDSQFCNPKGVTYCRVIAIALMALLVLRDAISLVLGGPEVYSMALITLLMFRTAGVVIPIYIILISVVTLLHRYSQHQDVHGATPVTEPVGIEDTESLPPTPPQQHVISIQ, from the exons ATGGCGGACCACTTCGCGCTCATGACGGGACGGATGATCACGGAGGCGACGCTTCAGggcgccatcttcgatgccccttcCGCGAAGGATGCTTGTGATCATCATGATCCTTCTATTTTTGAGGACGGGAGGACCAAGACTGGTGTCATGGTGGAATGCAGAATCTGCCAAGAAGAAGGTGATCAAGCCTACATGGAGACCCCTTGCTCCTGCAAGGGTAGCCTCAAG TACGCTCACCACATATGCATCCAGAGGTGGTGTAACGAGAAGGGAGACACCATATGTGAGATATGCTTACAG CAATTTACACCAAACTACAGTGCCCCTTTGAAGTTGTTTCGGATCGGAAGAAACCAAATTAGCTTCAG GAGAGCTGGAGGAACACCAGAGAATCTCAACGCTGGAGAAAACGTTTCCCAAACCGCTGATCATGCTGCCGGCACATCAAGCTTTGACTCTCAATTTTGCAATCCAAAAGGCGTCACCTACTGCCGTGTGATTGCCATCGCC TTGATGGCTCTGCTGGTGCTCCGTGACGCAATCTCGCTTGTCCTCGGCGGCCCCGAGGTGTACTCGATGGCACTGATCACT CTGCTGATGTTCAGAACAGCCGGAGTTGTCATACCCATCTACATTATCTTGATATCAGTTGTCACATTGCTCCATCGGTACAGTCAACACCAG GATGTGCATGGCGCAACGCCAGTTACAGAACCTGTAGGAATTGAGGACACAGAGAGCCTGCCGCCGACGCCACCTCAACAGCATGTCATCAGCATCCAGTAG